From a region of the Paenibacillus lutimineralis genome:
- the murA gene encoding UDP-N-acetylglucosamine 1-carboxyvinyltransferase → MDKLVIEGGRPLSGSIRIHGAKNAALPIMAASLMCEGQVQLRNVPCLLDIDVMLGILSRLGCVAVQQGDTINLDTSGANSSHVPEDLMKQMRSSIFLMGPLLARFGEVCIYQPGGCAIGERKIDLHLRGLAALGAKIEENDHQIWCRATRLIGNDIHLDFPSVGATENIMMAAVLAEGTTVITNAAREPEIQDLQRFLNMMGANIIGAGTDTITIQGVASLEPCEYEIIPDRIVAGTALIAAAATRGSITVTHSNPAHLTSLIHVLRRSGVQIGADNDIISVSSNGRPKAVEKIITSPYPSFPTDLQSQVMVLLSLADGLSLMKETVFEGRLRHVDELARMGADISVDLNTAFIRGVPRLYGATVEATDLRAGAALVIAGLAAQGRTVVEQIHHIDRGYEHIEQMFGRLGGVMRRENTALKQLDLA, encoded by the coding sequence TTGGACAAATTGGTGATCGAAGGCGGGAGGCCCTTGTCGGGATCCATACGTATCCATGGAGCGAAAAATGCCGCACTGCCTATAATGGCTGCAAGCCTGATGTGTGAGGGCCAGGTGCAGCTTCGCAATGTCCCTTGTCTGCTCGATATTGACGTGATGCTCGGCATACTGAGCCGACTGGGATGTGTAGCAGTTCAGCAAGGTGATACCATCAACCTTGACACTAGTGGAGCCAATTCTAGCCATGTGCCGGAGGACTTGATGAAGCAAATGAGATCGTCTATTTTCCTCATGGGTCCTTTGCTGGCTCGGTTCGGAGAGGTTTGCATCTATCAGCCGGGTGGTTGTGCGATCGGGGAAAGAAAGATAGATTTGCATTTACGGGGGCTTGCGGCGCTCGGAGCAAAAATTGAAGAGAATGATCATCAAATATGGTGCAGGGCCACCAGGCTGATTGGCAATGATATTCATCTGGACTTTCCCAGCGTCGGGGCGACGGAGAATATTATGATGGCCGCTGTGCTTGCTGAAGGAACAACCGTTATTACCAATGCTGCACGTGAGCCTGAAATTCAGGATCTGCAGCGCTTCTTGAATATGATGGGGGCTAACATTATCGGCGCCGGAACAGATACGATAACGATTCAGGGGGTAGCTTCCCTCGAGCCCTGCGAGTATGAGATTATTCCTGACCGGATTGTCGCAGGAACCGCGTTAATCGCGGCGGCGGCAACACGGGGAAGCATAACGGTGACACATAGCAATCCTGCTCATCTAACGTCTCTGATCCATGTGCTACGCCGCTCTGGTGTTCAAATAGGTGCAGATAATGATATAATATCCGTGAGCAGCAATGGAAGGCCCAAAGCGGTTGAGAAGATTATTACTTCTCCCTATCCTTCTTTTCCGACTGATCTTCAGTCCCAGGTGATGGTGCTGCTGTCTCTTGCGGATGGGCTTAGCCTGATGAAAGAGACGGTCTTCGAAGGCAGGCTCAGGCATGTCGATGAATTGGCGCGGATGGGAGCCGATATTTCGGTTGATTTGAATACGGCCTTCATACGCGGTGTACCTAGATTATACGGAGCGACAGTAGAAGCGACTGATTTGCGGGCAGGTGCCGCATTGGTCATTGCCGGTCTTGCCGCTCAGGGCAGGACAGTCGTGGAACAGATTCATCATATCGATCGTGGATACGAACACATTGAGCAGATGTTTGGGCGGCTGGGGGGCGTTATGCGCCGGGAAAATACCGCGCTGAAACAATTGGACCTAGCTTAA